Below is a window of uncultured Tolumonas sp. DNA.
CCACATCATTATGACCAGATCTTTACTGCGCACGGTGTGATCATGATTTTCTTCATGGCGATGCCGTTTATGGTGGGGTTGATGAATATCGTGGTGCCGTTACAGATCGGCGCGCGTGATGTGGCTTTCCCATTCCTGAACTCGCTGAGTTTCTGGCTGTTTGTGGTCGGTGTGGCACTGATCAATATTTCGCTGGGTGTTGGCGAATTCGCGCAAACCGGCTGGCTGGCTTATCCACCATTATCCGGTAAGGAGTACAGTCCCGGCGTCGGGGTCGATTACTGGATCTGGAGTCTCCAGATCTCGGGGATTGGTACGTTGCTGACGGGCGTTAACTTCTTCGTGACGATCCTGAAAATGCGTGCACCAGGCATGAAAATGATGCAAATGCCGGTGTTTACCTGGACTGCGCTGTGTTCCAATATTCTGATTATTGTGGCATTCCCGATCCTGACGGTGACTATCGCTCTGCTGACTTTAGACCGCTATATCGGTACCCATTTCTTCACTAATGATATGGGTGGCAGCCAGATGTTGTATGTTAACCTCATCTGGGCGTGGGGCCATCCGGAAGTTTATATTCTGGTATTACCGGCATTTGGTATTTTCTCTGAAGTTGTCGCCACATTTTGTAAAAAACGTCTGTTTGGTTATACCTCATTGGTATGGGCAACCGTCGCGATCACCGTGCTGTCGTTTGTTGTTTGGTTGCATCACTTCTTCACCATGGGGGCCGGTGCGAACGTCAACGCATTCTTTGGTATTGCCACTATGATTATCTCTATTCCAACTGGGGTGAAGATTTTCAACTGGTTGTTTACCATGTATCGCGGTCGTATTGAGTTCAGCACGCCTATCTTGTGGACGCTCGGCTTCCTGATCACCTTTACATTAGGTGGTATGACCGGTGTTTTGATGTCGGTACCTGGTGCAGACTTCGTGTTACACAACAGCTTGTTCCTGATTGCGCACTTCCATAACACCATCATCGGTGGGGTCGTGTTCGGTTATCTGGCCGGTTTCAACTACTGGTTCCCGAAAGCGATGGGTTTCAAACTCAATGAAAAATTGGGCAAAACCGCGTTCTGGTTCTGGATCACCGGCTTCTTCTTCGCCTTCGTTCCTTTATACATCCTTGGCTTTATGGGGATGACTCGTCGTCTGAGTCAGAACATCGATCCGTCATATCACAATTTATTGCTGGTGGCGGTGTTTGGTGCGGTGCTGATTTTCTGCGGCATTCTGACCCAGTTACTGCAACTGGCCGTTAGTATCAAAGATCGGAATAAAAACCGTGATTTGACTGGTGACCCATGGGGTGGCCGTACGCTGGAATGGGCAACCTCATCACCACCACCATTCTATAATTTCGCAGAAGTGCCGCAGGTTCACGATCTGGATGCGTTCTGGGATATGAAAGAAAAAGGCATCGCTTATAAACAACCAGCGAAATATGACGAAATTCATATGCCAAAGAACACCGGTGCGGGCGTTTTGATTGGCCTGTTTAGTCTGGTAATGGGTTTTGCATTGATTTGGTACATCTGGTGGTTGGCTATCGTTGGCGCGCTGGGCGTGGTTATTACTTGGATTGCACATTCATTTAATGATGATGTGGACTATTACGTGCCGGTAGACGTAGTGACAAAAACTGAAAATGAACATTTTGCAAATATCAAACAGGCAGGGGTGAAACATGTCGGTTGAAACATTGAATCATCAATCTGCACACACAGACGAGCATGAGCATCATCATGATGCGGGTGCCAACGCGGTGTTTGGTTTCTGGATTTATTTGATGAGTGACTGCATTTTGTTCGCAAGTATTTTTGCGACGTATGCAGTCTTGTCGACCAGCATTGCTGGTGGTCCAAGTGGAAAAGACATTTTTGAACTGCCTTATGTATTAGTAGAAACTTTCTGCCTGCTGATCAGTAGCTTTACCTACGGTATGGCGATGTTGGCGATGAATAAGGGAAATCAAAGCTCAGTCATGAAGTGGCTGGGTGTTACTTTCCTGTTTGGTCTGGCATTCATCGGCATGGAAATAAATGAATTTGCACATCTGATCCATGAAGGTTATGGCCCAGACCGTAGCGCTTTCTTATCCGCGTTCTTTACGCTGGTGGGCACACACGGTTTGCACGTGACTTCCGGTTTGATCTGGATGGCAGTGCTGATGGTGCAGATTGTGAAAAATGGTCTGACGGCAAAAAATGGCACTCGTCTGATGTGTCTGAGTCTGTTCTGGCATTTCCTTGATATTGTCTGGATCTGTGTGTTTACCGTTGTTTACCTGATGGGAGTTATGCCATGAGTCATTCATCAACACATCACGGTGGTGCGAGTCACGGCAGCGTAAAATCGTACATCGTTGGTTTTATACTATCGGTGATTCTGACAGTGATCCCATTCTGGATGGTGATGCATCCGGGGGAATCACATACCACCATCTTGTATGCGATTGTCGGTTTAGCGCTGGCGCAGATCTTGGTGCAGCTGGTGTATTTCTTACACATGAATTCATCGTCAGAAGGTGGATGGAACCTGATCGCGTTTGTGTTTACGGTGCTGATCATCGCTATTTTGGTGGTAGGCTCGTTGTGGATCATGTTCCACCTCAATACCAATATGATGGTTCAATAAAGAGCGGATAACATGATCAAGCAGTACCTGCTCGTTACTAAACCGGGAATTATTTTTGGTAACTTAGTTTCCGTGATTGGTGGATTTTTCCTGGCTTCGAAAGGAAGCCTGGATCTGCCCCTGTTTCTGGCTACGATCACCGGTGTTTCGCTGGTGATCGCATCAGGTTGTGCTTTTAACAATTACATCGATCAAGATATTGATCGCATCATGGAACGTACCAAAAACCGGGTATTGGTGCAGGGTTTAATATCGCCGAAAGTGACACTGATTTATGCCTCTGTGTTAGGTCTGGTCGGTATTGCCTTACTTGATATTGTGGCCAATCGATTGGCGGCTTTACTCGCGGTTATGGGCTTTGTGGTGTATGTCGGGTTGTACAGTCTCTGGCTAAAACGCAAATCGGTATATGGCACGCTGATTGGTAGTTTGTCGGGGGCGGCACCGCCGGTGATTGGTTACTGCGCCGTCAGTAATCAATTCGATATGGCTGCTTTGATCTTGTTACTGATTTTCAGTTTATGGCAAATGCCACACTCTTATGCGATTGCTATCTTCCGTTTCAAAGATTATCAGGCAGCATCGATACCGGTTTTGCCGGTGAAATACGGCATTTCTGTTACCAAAAATCACATCTTCCGTTATATTCTGGCGTTTGCAGTAGCGACATTAATGCTGACGTTAAGCGGTTATGCTGGTTACAGCTATTTCGTTGTCGCTGCCTTGATCAGTGCGGGTTGGCTTGCCATGGCGCAGGCTGGTTTTAAAACAACGGATGATAGAGTGTGGGCGAAAAAGCTGTTTATTTTTTCGATCGTGGCGATCACTATGTTGAGTGTCATGATGTCGATCGACTTCACTACGACAGATCCTGCACAATTTCTGACTTATCTGGAATAAGTGGTAATGAATGATAACCAGATGACGACCGAAGAACGTCGGGCGACCTGGGGGCTGGGCGCCGTATTTTCACTACGGATGCTCGGCATGTTTATGGTTTTACCGGTCTTGACCACTTATGGTATGGCCTTGCAAGGCGCCACCCAAGCACTGATTGGTATTGCTATCGGTGTGTATGGTTTAGCTCAGGCGCTTTTCCAAATTCCATTCGGTTTATTATCTGACAGGGTAGGGCGTCGCCCGCTGATCGTCGGCGGTTTGCTGGTCTTTGCTCTGGGCAGTATCGTTGCTGCAACCACCGATTCTATCTGGGGAATTATCCTTGGACGTGCCTTACAAGGCTCAGGTGCGATTGCCGCTGCGGTGATGGCACTGCTTTCTGATCTGACCCGCGAACAAAACCGCACTAAAGCAATGGCATTTATTGGTGTTAGTTTTGGTATCACCTTCGCTATTGCTATGGTGTTAGGCCCAGTCATTACACATGCCTTTGGTTTGTCTGCATTATTCTGGGGAATTGCGCTGTTGGCGGTTGCGGGCATCGTGATCACGTTAACTGTTATTCCAAAACCTTCTCATCATGTACTGAATCGTGAGTCTGGCATCGTTAAAGGCAGTTTCAGTTTAGTGCTGGGAAATAGCCGTCTTCTGAAACTGAATACCGGTATCATGAGTTTACATATCTTACTGATGGCCAGCTTCGTGGCATTGCCGTTGGCGATGGAACATGCCGGTTTTCTGCGCCAACAACAGTGGATGGTTTATCTCATCACCATGCTGGTCTCTTTTGTTGCGGTGATCCCGTTTGTCATTTATGCAGAAAAAAAACGGCAAATGAAACGCGTGTTTGTGGCATGTGTGGTGATGATCTTTCTGGCGGAACTGGTGCTTTGGTTTGCCGGCCAACATTTATGGATCATCTTTGCGGGTATCCAATTATTCTTCATTGCGTTTAACGTTATGGAAGCCATTTTACCGTCACTGGTAAGTAAAGAAGCTCCGGCTGGTTACAAAGGCACCGCCA
It encodes the following:
- the cyoB gene encoding cytochrome o ubiquinol oxidase subunit I, which codes for MMFGKLTLEAIPYHEPIIMVTVAGIILGGILTLAALTYFKKWTWLWKEWLTSVDHKKIGMMYIIVAMVMLLRGFADAIMMRAQTAMASAGSEGFLPPHHYDQIFTAHGVIMIFFMAMPFMVGLMNIVVPLQIGARDVAFPFLNSLSFWLFVVGVALINISLGVGEFAQTGWLAYPPLSGKEYSPGVGVDYWIWSLQISGIGTLLTGVNFFVTILKMRAPGMKMMQMPVFTWTALCSNILIIVAFPILTVTIALLTLDRYIGTHFFTNDMGGSQMLYVNLIWAWGHPEVYILVLPAFGIFSEVVATFCKKRLFGYTSLVWATVAITVLSFVVWLHHFFTMGAGANVNAFFGIATMIISIPTGVKIFNWLFTMYRGRIEFSTPILWTLGFLITFTLGGMTGVLMSVPGADFVLHNSLFLIAHFHNTIIGGVVFGYLAGFNYWFPKAMGFKLNEKLGKTAFWFWITGFFFAFVPLYILGFMGMTRRLSQNIDPSYHNLLLVAVFGAVLIFCGILTQLLQLAVSIKDRNKNRDLTGDPWGGRTLEWATSSPPPFYNFAEVPQVHDLDAFWDMKEKGIAYKQPAKYDEIHMPKNTGAGVLIGLFSLVMGFALIWYIWWLAIVGALGVVITWIAHSFNDDVDYYVPVDVVTKTENEHFANIKQAGVKHVG
- a CDS encoding cytochrome o ubiquinol oxidase subunit III — protein: MSVETLNHQSAHTDEHEHHHDAGANAVFGFWIYLMSDCILFASIFATYAVLSTSIAGGPSGKDIFELPYVLVETFCLLISSFTYGMAMLAMNKGNQSSVMKWLGVTFLFGLAFIGMEINEFAHLIHEGYGPDRSAFLSAFFTLVGTHGLHVTSGLIWMAVLMVQIVKNGLTAKNGTRLMCLSLFWHFLDIVWICVFTVVYLMGVMP
- a CDS encoding cytochrome o ubiquinol oxidase subunit IV, whose translation is MSHSSTHHGGASHGSVKSYIVGFILSVILTVIPFWMVMHPGESHTTILYAIVGLALAQILVQLVYFLHMNSSSEGGWNLIAFVFTVLIIAILVVGSLWIMFHLNTNMMVQ
- the cyoE gene encoding heme o synthase, translated to MIKQYLLVTKPGIIFGNLVSVIGGFFLASKGSLDLPLFLATITGVSLVIASGCAFNNYIDQDIDRIMERTKNRVLVQGLISPKVTLIYASVLGLVGIALLDIVANRLAALLAVMGFVVYVGLYSLWLKRKSVYGTLIGSLSGAAPPVIGYCAVSNQFDMAALILLLIFSLWQMPHSYAIAIFRFKDYQAASIPVLPVKYGISVTKNHIFRYILAFAVATLMLTLSGYAGYSYFVVAALISAGWLAMAQAGFKTTDDRVWAKKLFIFSIVAITMLSVMMSIDFTTTDPAQFLTYLE
- a CDS encoding MFS transporter codes for the protein MNDNQMTTEERRATWGLGAVFSLRMLGMFMVLPVLTTYGMALQGATQALIGIAIGVYGLAQALFQIPFGLLSDRVGRRPLIVGGLLVFALGSIVAATTDSIWGIILGRALQGSGAIAAAVMALLSDLTREQNRTKAMAFIGVSFGITFAIAMVLGPVITHAFGLSALFWGIALLAVAGIVITLTVIPKPSHHVLNRESGIVKGSFSLVLGNSRLLKLNTGIMSLHILLMASFVALPLAMEHAGFLRQQQWMVYLITMLVSFVAVIPFVIYAEKKRQMKRVFVACVVMIFLAELVLWFAGQHLWIIFAGIQLFFIAFNVMEAILPSLVSKEAPAGYKGTAMGIYSTSQFIGVAIGGSLGGWLLQLNGPGMVFLGSAVIAAVWFVVSMTMQEPPYVSSLRIQLPDSAQQEGAALEHRLKAQPGVADVVIVFEEAAAYIKVDTKLSTRCDLEQIVTMA